One segment of Ipomoea triloba cultivar NCNSP0323 chromosome 12, ASM357664v1 DNA contains the following:
- the LOC115999705 gene encoding Fanconi anemia group D2 protein homolog isoform X1, with translation MIPSPPRFSKLNKIWRLLSILSSQFPAQKIRRKTKKLKNPFPNSPSFPQMVLRESNQLSSRKRPSKPNNAFVPPFAHPPKIPKTTAAAAVSQSAPPHQSQSTNPVDKMVAVLADAGCTLINPAGPPCLPSDLPKLRHRLHHLFSSDSSLRSEFLHGLCSYINSPNNLRRILSHSNRDGLVSVRSESVVRVLLLVPSIQSDIQNMLLEKLPEYFDMDPSGPLPSSRFEDDIARLILNQFRWLDFLVDSEAFIDRLLQVLSICPLHLKREMIGSLPEIIGDQNNKVVVDSLQHMLEEDPSVIIPVLDCFSNLHLDETLKEQVVTIGLSCIRTADMEHMPYLLRFLLLSATISNTRRIISHIREQLKLIGGFSYHATQQGKMKGKSIVNDGEASVLDALRSSLQFNKQIICEEVLKELKSLEKARDHKTIDIWLLVLIYKNSESLQKSIEKLLKKKIVEGYIDEALFDQCVHGNKAIAQDYLPTFISISGYLLACKEQKAQEFGIHMYKCLFEEFVDSFSRQELLGALITHVGSGISHEVRSGLQAMALLASKYSHELIPLSSHIMGILDYLEGFSFENLHKVYEAFSLLALSARSNAGSRSSISNELLMIVRKQLSNPDLKYKKMGLIGTVKIVYYFGAEVINSSQSSSQKSNVEEALELLKTSLESCKQIPLPLIMFYDELVVTLKNRSLHPSITEWISKHIGDFESKYLSDLDGGQLPIKDVYCGLEGQLWMNLDGDISPICVNLLPLVSSSLRSAPSLEILPAKISLLSTIEKLTNQGSLLGIDALLGCPLHLPSSKLFSVPAWQSLNGNQKQIIILSLYYAANWIRELLNAFCSQVTNKCDHVSQGTKEEIALKLFKRLRNLIFLESMLNNCLRQYPLSLPELCPLEPPSKNLVNQTREHERSNELTKRDISSSESTRKKKNKNPALSASSKEDGKLRQPTITDVLRKAGVIPSPEVLNEDLSGTCSKGSIPESSGSHQNNLISPLNVEISSAAKLLEPQRHKFRPLLLECFPIFALSKNQVSCCPDPAAELPLHLYLLRDLSQKLDYCSPQQKQILAKRASLPPSLGCMNVMDFLNHVRLLFPSLKKNLDHVLYILREDTEICQDHWNVQSAAAGNPDITGILCSTSKVSYSVLKETLCCFAKMVNIPEIQMETAVLTDLLEAFQPTKIPDSFFLGMHHIPSPGNIDYLYSGAYYYLEELFSVASTISFTLSSEVVLTLEAVILSIRKIVDKDSDETGNIIQKGFIKELFPFLCEKLGTSAKTLLTQKYDSENVEEDSKIRRELVQKILRIYLENCQSTSDSLNELACSILPQVTPKGSEVEDKCSFPSLCPSTFIAWYRVMHEQNVATLNRLVKEVCQLEKSKARDNVENVDCLLNRLQQSVNVVVSLVSMCKTHDKVAVRAMAVKFGGKFVDSFLRVFGFLQAQFQSHGEQIVQLVLELQKATRTIQTLCSEAKGLKQTTITSKIPSTKRSMERFLFHVKALLHSTSSGCTFWMGNLKHKNLVGDIVSSQAYKEEEEEDVDHNEAENTEEDQPVDVANEE, from the exons ATGATCCCCTCTCCTCCGCGATTTTCAAAACTTAACAAAATTTGGCGCCTCCTCTCCATTCTCTCTTCCCAGTTCCCAGCCCAGAAGATTAGAAGAAAAACGAAGAAGCTGAAAAACCCTTTCCCCAATTCCCCCTCGTTTCCACAAATGGTTCTCCGTGAAAGCAATCAGCTCTCGTCCCGTAAACGCCCCTCCAAACCCAACAATGCCTTCGTTCCTCCCTTCGCTCATCCCCCCAAAATCCCCAAAACCACCGCAGCCGCCGCCGTTTCGCAGTCAGCGCCGCCGCACCAATCTCAAAGCACTAATCCTGTCGATAAAATGGTTGCAGTTTTAGCTGATGCCGGTTGCACGCTGATCAACCCTGCCGGTCCTCCGTGCCTCCCGTCCGACCTCCCCAAGCTCCGCCACCGCCTCCACCATCTCTTCTCATCCGACTCCTCGTTGCGTTCTGAGTTCCTTCATGGCCTCTGTTCTTATATCAACTCCCCCAACAACCTTCGCCG CATTCTATCACATTCAAATCGTGATGGTTTGGTTTCGGTGAGAAGTGAAAGCGTGGTTAGAGTACTGTTACTTGTTCCTTCTATTCAGTCAGACATTCAAAACATGTTGCTTGAGAAGCTTCCAGAATACTTTGATATGGACCCTAGTGGGCCATTGCCCTCTTCCCGATTTGAGGATGATATTGCCAGGCTAATACTGAACCAGTTTCGGTGGCTTGACTTCCTTGTGGATTCTGAGGCATTTATTGATCGGTTGTTACAAGTATTGTCAATTTGCCCCCTTCACTTGAAGAGGGAAATGATTGGATCTTTGCCTGAGATTATTGGGGATCAGAACAACAAAGTTGTGGTAGATTCACTCCAGCACATGCTTGAAGAGGATCCCTCTGTTATTATTCCTGTGCTCGATTGTTTCTCTAATCTCCATTTGGACGAGACTTTGAAAGAACAG GTTGTTACAATAGGATTATCTTGCATTCGAACAGCTGATATGGAGCATATGCCATACCTACTCAGATTCTTATTGCTCTCTGCCACAATATCAAATACCCGTCGGATAATATCACATATCCGCGAACAGTTAAAATTAATTGGAGGATTTAGTTATCATGCAACACAGCAGGGTAAAATGAAAGGGAAGTCAATTGTAAACGATGGGGAGGCTTCAGTTCTTGATGCCTTGAGGTCAAGTCTTCAATTTAATAAA CAGATAATTTGCGAGGAAGTACTAAAAGAACTGAAAAGCCTTGAGAAAGCTCGGGATCATAAGACTATTGATATATGGCTACTTGTACTAATATACAAGAATAGTGAGTCCTTGCAAAAGAGCATTGAGAAGTTactgaagaagaaaattgtcGAAGGTTATATTGATGAAGCATTATTTGATCAATGTGTACATGGGAATAAGGCTATTGCACAG GATTATCTTCCCACATTTATCTCTATTTCTGGGTACTTATTGGCATGCAAAGAACAAAAGGCACAGGAGTTTGGCATTCATATGTATAAATGCTTATTTGAAGAGTTTGTTGATAGCTTTTCAAGACAGGAA CTTTTAGGAGCATTAATCACTCATGTGGGCTCTGGGATTAGTCATGAAGTGAGATCTGGTTTGCAAGCCATGGCACTCCTTGCCTCCAAATACTCCCATGAGTTGATTCCTCTTTCGTCTCACATAATGG gTATCTTGGATTATTTGGAAGGATTTAGTTTTGAAAACTTGCACAAG GTGTATGAAGCTTTCAGCCTTCTTGCTCTTTCAGCAAGATCTAATGCAGGGTCCAGATCTTCTATTTCTAATGAACTTCTGATGATTGTTAGGAAGCAG TTGAGTAATCCTGATCTTAAGTATAAAAAGATGGGCCTAATTGGGACAGTTAAGATAGTTTATTACTTTGGAGCTGAAGTGATTAACTCCTCCCAGTCTTCATCTCAG AAGTCAAATGTTGAGGAGGCTTTGGAGCTTTTGAAAACATCTTTGGAATCTTGCAAACAAATTCCATTGCCactaattatgttttatgatgaaTTGGTCGTGACATTGAAAAACCGGAGTCTTCATCCATCCATCACAGAATG GATCAGTAAACATATAGGAGACTTTGAATCAAAATATTTGTCAGATCTTGATGGTGGGCAGCTGCCAATTAAAGATGTATATTGTGGTTTGGAAG GACAATTGTGGATGAACCTCGATGGAGATATATCTCCTATATGTGTGAACTTATTGCCACTTGTTTCCTCTTCATTGCG GTCTGCTCCATCATTGGAAATACTACCTGCAAAAATCAGTTTGCTTTCTACA ATTGAGAAATTGACAAATCAAGGATCACTCTTAGGCATTGATGCACTTCTTGGCTGCCCTTTACACCTCCCTTCCTCAAAG CTCTTTTCTGTACCTGCTTGGCAATCTTTGAACGGGAACCAAAAGCAAATTATTATTCTTTCATTGTATTATGCTGCTAACTGGATCCGTGAACTG CTCAATGCCTTCTGCTCTCAAGTTACCAACAAATGTGACCATGTAAGCCAAGGAACGAAGGAGGAGATAGCTCTTAAACTATTCAAGCGGTTGAGGAACCTCAT ATTCTTGGAGAGCATGCTAAATAATTGTCTCAGACAATACCCTTTATCTCTGCCGGAACTCTGCCCTCTGGAGCCTCCATCAAAAAACCTGGTTAATCAAACTAGGGAACATGAGAGAAGCAATGAGCTTACTAAACGAGATATAAGTTCATCAGAGAGTActagaaagaaaaagaataagaaCCCAGCACTATCAGCAAGCTCAAAAGAGGATGGAAAGCTGAGGCAGCCAACTATCACAGATGTTCTGAGAAAAGCAGGTGTTATACCAAGCCCAGAAGTGCTAAATGAGGATTTATCTGGAACGTGTTCAAAGGGAAGCATACCAGAGTCATCAGGGAGTCATCAAAATAACCTCATTTCCCCGCTTAATGTGGAAATTTCTTCTGCTGCAAAGCTTCTAGAACCTCAGAGACACAAATTCAGACCTCTTCTGCTGGAGTGTTTTCCCATATTTGCATTATCAAAG AATCAAGTCTCTTGCTGCCCAGATCCAGCTGCTGAG CTACCGCTTCATCTTTATCTCCTACGTGATCTTAGCCAAAAGCTGGATTACTGTAGTCCACAACAGAAACAAATACTGGCCAAACGTGCAAGTCTGCCACCCAGTCTTGGTTGTATGAATGTAATGGACTTCTTAAATCATGTTCGCTTGCTGTTTCCTtctcttaaaaaaaatcttgatcATGTGCTTTACATTCTTAGAGAAG ATACTGAAATATGTCAAGATCATTGGAATGTTCAATCTGCTGCAGCTGGGAACCCAGATATAACAGGCATTCTTTGTTCCACATCAAAAGTTTCTTACTCTGTCTTAAAGGAGACACTCTGCTGTTTTGCAAAG ATGGTTAACATTCCGGAGATTCAGATGGAAACAGCAGTCCTAACCGATCTTCTAGAGGCTTTCCAGCCAACCAAAATTCCAGATTCCTTCTTTCTAGGCATGCACCATATTCCTTCTCCTGGGAACATAGATTATTTATATTCGGGTGCATATTATTACCTTGAAGAATTATTTAGTGTAG CAAGTACAATTTCTTTTACACTATCTTCAGAGGTAGTGCTGACTTTAGAAGCAGTTATATTGTCAATCCGAAAGATTGTAGATAAAGATTCAGATGAAACTGGAAATATTATTCAGAAAGGATTTATCAAGGAGCTATTTCCCTTTTTATGTGAAAAGCTTGGAACTTCTGCTAAAACACTATTGACACAAAAGTATGATAGTGAAAATGTCGAAGAGGATTCGAAAATCAGA CGTGAACTGGTCCAAAAGATTCTTCGCATTTACTTGGAAAATTGCCAGTCCACCTCTGATTCTTTGAATGAGCTTGCTTGCTCTATATTGCCCCAG gTGACTCCAAAGGGAAGTGAAGTAGAAGATAAATGTAGCTTTCCAAGTCTCTGTCCTTCAACGTTCATTGCTTGGTATCGGGTGATG CATGAACAGAATGTTGCAACGCTTAATAGATTA GTTAAGGAAGTTTGTCAGTTGGAGAAATCCAAAGCACGTGACAATGTGGAAAATGTGGATTGCCTACTTAACAGACTGCAACAATCTGTTAACGTTGTGGTATCTTTAGTTAGCATGTGCAAAACTCATGATAAG GTTGCTGTTCGTGCAATGGCTGTCAAGTTCGGCGGGAAGTTTGTTGATTCTTTCCTCAGAG TTTTTGGGTTTTTGCAGGCTCAATTTCAATCGCATGGAGAGCAAATAGTCCAACTG GTTCTAGAACTTCAGAAGGCAACAAGAACCATACAGACACTATGTTCTGAAGCAAAG GGCTTGAAGCAAACTACTATAACCAGCAAAATTCCATCTACAAAGAGATCTATGGAGCGCTTCCTCTTTCATGTCAAGGCTCTCCTTCATTCTACATCAAGCGGATGCACTTTTTGGATGG GAAATTTAAAGCATAAAAACTTGGTGGGAGATATAGTGAGCTCCCAAGCGTAcaaagaggaggaggaggaggatgtGGATCACAACGAAGCTGAAAATACAGAGGAGGATCAACCAGTGGATGTTGCTAATGAAGAATGA
- the LOC115999705 gene encoding Fanconi anemia group D2 protein homolog isoform X2 — protein MIPSPPRFSKLNKIWRLLSILSSQFPAQKIRRKTKKLKNPFPNSPSFPQMVLRESNQLSSRKRPSKPNNAFVPPFAHPPKIPKTTAAAAVSQSAPPHQSQSTNPVDKMVAVLADAGCTLINPAGPPCLPSDLPKLRHRLHHLFSSDSSLRSEFLHGLCSYINSPNNLRRILSHSNRDGLVSVRSESVVRVLLLVPSIQSDIQNMLLEKLPEYFDMDPSGPLPSSRFEDDIARLILNQFRWLDFLVDSEAFIDRLLQVLSICPLHLKREMIGSLPEIIGDQNNKVVVDSLQHMLEEDPSVIIPVLDCFSNLHLDETLKEQVVTIGLSCIRTADMEHMPYLLRFLLLSATISNTRRIISHIREQLKLIGGFSYHATQQGKMKGKSIVNDGEASVLDALRSSLQFNKIICEEVLKELKSLEKARDHKTIDIWLLVLIYKNSESLQKSIEKLLKKKIVEGYIDEALFDQCVHGNKAIAQDYLPTFISISGYLLACKEQKAQEFGIHMYKCLFEEFVDSFSRQELLGALITHVGSGISHEVRSGLQAMALLASKYSHELIPLSSHIMGILDYLEGFSFENLHKVYEAFSLLALSARSNAGSRSSISNELLMIVRKQLSNPDLKYKKMGLIGTVKIVYYFGAEVINSSQSSSQKSNVEEALELLKTSLESCKQIPLPLIMFYDELVVTLKNRSLHPSITEWISKHIGDFESKYLSDLDGGQLPIKDVYCGLEGQLWMNLDGDISPICVNLLPLVSSSLRSAPSLEILPAKISLLSTIEKLTNQGSLLGIDALLGCPLHLPSSKLFSVPAWQSLNGNQKQIIILSLYYAANWIRELLNAFCSQVTNKCDHVSQGTKEEIALKLFKRLRNLIFLESMLNNCLRQYPLSLPELCPLEPPSKNLVNQTREHERSNELTKRDISSSESTRKKKNKNPALSASSKEDGKLRQPTITDVLRKAGVIPSPEVLNEDLSGTCSKGSIPESSGSHQNNLISPLNVEISSAAKLLEPQRHKFRPLLLECFPIFALSKNQVSCCPDPAAELPLHLYLLRDLSQKLDYCSPQQKQILAKRASLPPSLGCMNVMDFLNHVRLLFPSLKKNLDHVLYILREDTEICQDHWNVQSAAAGNPDITGILCSTSKVSYSVLKETLCCFAKMVNIPEIQMETAVLTDLLEAFQPTKIPDSFFLGMHHIPSPGNIDYLYSGAYYYLEELFSVASTISFTLSSEVVLTLEAVILSIRKIVDKDSDETGNIIQKGFIKELFPFLCEKLGTSAKTLLTQKYDSENVEEDSKIRRELVQKILRIYLENCQSTSDSLNELACSILPQVTPKGSEVEDKCSFPSLCPSTFIAWYRVMHEQNVATLNRLVKEVCQLEKSKARDNVENVDCLLNRLQQSVNVVVSLVSMCKTHDKVAVRAMAVKFGGKFVDSFLRVFGFLQAQFQSHGEQIVQLVLELQKATRTIQTLCSEAKGLKQTTITSKIPSTKRSMERFLFHVKALLHSTSSGCTFWMGNLKHKNLVGDIVSSQAYKEEEEEDVDHNEAENTEEDQPVDVANEE, from the exons ATGATCCCCTCTCCTCCGCGATTTTCAAAACTTAACAAAATTTGGCGCCTCCTCTCCATTCTCTCTTCCCAGTTCCCAGCCCAGAAGATTAGAAGAAAAACGAAGAAGCTGAAAAACCCTTTCCCCAATTCCCCCTCGTTTCCACAAATGGTTCTCCGTGAAAGCAATCAGCTCTCGTCCCGTAAACGCCCCTCCAAACCCAACAATGCCTTCGTTCCTCCCTTCGCTCATCCCCCCAAAATCCCCAAAACCACCGCAGCCGCCGCCGTTTCGCAGTCAGCGCCGCCGCACCAATCTCAAAGCACTAATCCTGTCGATAAAATGGTTGCAGTTTTAGCTGATGCCGGTTGCACGCTGATCAACCCTGCCGGTCCTCCGTGCCTCCCGTCCGACCTCCCCAAGCTCCGCCACCGCCTCCACCATCTCTTCTCATCCGACTCCTCGTTGCGTTCTGAGTTCCTTCATGGCCTCTGTTCTTATATCAACTCCCCCAACAACCTTCGCCG CATTCTATCACATTCAAATCGTGATGGTTTGGTTTCGGTGAGAAGTGAAAGCGTGGTTAGAGTACTGTTACTTGTTCCTTCTATTCAGTCAGACATTCAAAACATGTTGCTTGAGAAGCTTCCAGAATACTTTGATATGGACCCTAGTGGGCCATTGCCCTCTTCCCGATTTGAGGATGATATTGCCAGGCTAATACTGAACCAGTTTCGGTGGCTTGACTTCCTTGTGGATTCTGAGGCATTTATTGATCGGTTGTTACAAGTATTGTCAATTTGCCCCCTTCACTTGAAGAGGGAAATGATTGGATCTTTGCCTGAGATTATTGGGGATCAGAACAACAAAGTTGTGGTAGATTCACTCCAGCACATGCTTGAAGAGGATCCCTCTGTTATTATTCCTGTGCTCGATTGTTTCTCTAATCTCCATTTGGACGAGACTTTGAAAGAACAG GTTGTTACAATAGGATTATCTTGCATTCGAACAGCTGATATGGAGCATATGCCATACCTACTCAGATTCTTATTGCTCTCTGCCACAATATCAAATACCCGTCGGATAATATCACATATCCGCGAACAGTTAAAATTAATTGGAGGATTTAGTTATCATGCAACACAGCAGGGTAAAATGAAAGGGAAGTCAATTGTAAACGATGGGGAGGCTTCAGTTCTTGATGCCTTGAGGTCAAGTCTTCAATTTAATAAA ATAATTTGCGAGGAAGTACTAAAAGAACTGAAAAGCCTTGAGAAAGCTCGGGATCATAAGACTATTGATATATGGCTACTTGTACTAATATACAAGAATAGTGAGTCCTTGCAAAAGAGCATTGAGAAGTTactgaagaagaaaattgtcGAAGGTTATATTGATGAAGCATTATTTGATCAATGTGTACATGGGAATAAGGCTATTGCACAG GATTATCTTCCCACATTTATCTCTATTTCTGGGTACTTATTGGCATGCAAAGAACAAAAGGCACAGGAGTTTGGCATTCATATGTATAAATGCTTATTTGAAGAGTTTGTTGATAGCTTTTCAAGACAGGAA CTTTTAGGAGCATTAATCACTCATGTGGGCTCTGGGATTAGTCATGAAGTGAGATCTGGTTTGCAAGCCATGGCACTCCTTGCCTCCAAATACTCCCATGAGTTGATTCCTCTTTCGTCTCACATAATGG gTATCTTGGATTATTTGGAAGGATTTAGTTTTGAAAACTTGCACAAG GTGTATGAAGCTTTCAGCCTTCTTGCTCTTTCAGCAAGATCTAATGCAGGGTCCAGATCTTCTATTTCTAATGAACTTCTGATGATTGTTAGGAAGCAG TTGAGTAATCCTGATCTTAAGTATAAAAAGATGGGCCTAATTGGGACAGTTAAGATAGTTTATTACTTTGGAGCTGAAGTGATTAACTCCTCCCAGTCTTCATCTCAG AAGTCAAATGTTGAGGAGGCTTTGGAGCTTTTGAAAACATCTTTGGAATCTTGCAAACAAATTCCATTGCCactaattatgttttatgatgaaTTGGTCGTGACATTGAAAAACCGGAGTCTTCATCCATCCATCACAGAATG GATCAGTAAACATATAGGAGACTTTGAATCAAAATATTTGTCAGATCTTGATGGTGGGCAGCTGCCAATTAAAGATGTATATTGTGGTTTGGAAG GACAATTGTGGATGAACCTCGATGGAGATATATCTCCTATATGTGTGAACTTATTGCCACTTGTTTCCTCTTCATTGCG GTCTGCTCCATCATTGGAAATACTACCTGCAAAAATCAGTTTGCTTTCTACA ATTGAGAAATTGACAAATCAAGGATCACTCTTAGGCATTGATGCACTTCTTGGCTGCCCTTTACACCTCCCTTCCTCAAAG CTCTTTTCTGTACCTGCTTGGCAATCTTTGAACGGGAACCAAAAGCAAATTATTATTCTTTCATTGTATTATGCTGCTAACTGGATCCGTGAACTG CTCAATGCCTTCTGCTCTCAAGTTACCAACAAATGTGACCATGTAAGCCAAGGAACGAAGGAGGAGATAGCTCTTAAACTATTCAAGCGGTTGAGGAACCTCAT ATTCTTGGAGAGCATGCTAAATAATTGTCTCAGACAATACCCTTTATCTCTGCCGGAACTCTGCCCTCTGGAGCCTCCATCAAAAAACCTGGTTAATCAAACTAGGGAACATGAGAGAAGCAATGAGCTTACTAAACGAGATATAAGTTCATCAGAGAGTActagaaagaaaaagaataagaaCCCAGCACTATCAGCAAGCTCAAAAGAGGATGGAAAGCTGAGGCAGCCAACTATCACAGATGTTCTGAGAAAAGCAGGTGTTATACCAAGCCCAGAAGTGCTAAATGAGGATTTATCTGGAACGTGTTCAAAGGGAAGCATACCAGAGTCATCAGGGAGTCATCAAAATAACCTCATTTCCCCGCTTAATGTGGAAATTTCTTCTGCTGCAAAGCTTCTAGAACCTCAGAGACACAAATTCAGACCTCTTCTGCTGGAGTGTTTTCCCATATTTGCATTATCAAAG AATCAAGTCTCTTGCTGCCCAGATCCAGCTGCTGAG CTACCGCTTCATCTTTATCTCCTACGTGATCTTAGCCAAAAGCTGGATTACTGTAGTCCACAACAGAAACAAATACTGGCCAAACGTGCAAGTCTGCCACCCAGTCTTGGTTGTATGAATGTAATGGACTTCTTAAATCATGTTCGCTTGCTGTTTCCTtctcttaaaaaaaatcttgatcATGTGCTTTACATTCTTAGAGAAG ATACTGAAATATGTCAAGATCATTGGAATGTTCAATCTGCTGCAGCTGGGAACCCAGATATAACAGGCATTCTTTGTTCCACATCAAAAGTTTCTTACTCTGTCTTAAAGGAGACACTCTGCTGTTTTGCAAAG ATGGTTAACATTCCGGAGATTCAGATGGAAACAGCAGTCCTAACCGATCTTCTAGAGGCTTTCCAGCCAACCAAAATTCCAGATTCCTTCTTTCTAGGCATGCACCATATTCCTTCTCCTGGGAACATAGATTATTTATATTCGGGTGCATATTATTACCTTGAAGAATTATTTAGTGTAG CAAGTACAATTTCTTTTACACTATCTTCAGAGGTAGTGCTGACTTTAGAAGCAGTTATATTGTCAATCCGAAAGATTGTAGATAAAGATTCAGATGAAACTGGAAATATTATTCAGAAAGGATTTATCAAGGAGCTATTTCCCTTTTTATGTGAAAAGCTTGGAACTTCTGCTAAAACACTATTGACACAAAAGTATGATAGTGAAAATGTCGAAGAGGATTCGAAAATCAGA CGTGAACTGGTCCAAAAGATTCTTCGCATTTACTTGGAAAATTGCCAGTCCACCTCTGATTCTTTGAATGAGCTTGCTTGCTCTATATTGCCCCAG gTGACTCCAAAGGGAAGTGAAGTAGAAGATAAATGTAGCTTTCCAAGTCTCTGTCCTTCAACGTTCATTGCTTGGTATCGGGTGATG CATGAACAGAATGTTGCAACGCTTAATAGATTA GTTAAGGAAGTTTGTCAGTTGGAGAAATCCAAAGCACGTGACAATGTGGAAAATGTGGATTGCCTACTTAACAGACTGCAACAATCTGTTAACGTTGTGGTATCTTTAGTTAGCATGTGCAAAACTCATGATAAG GTTGCTGTTCGTGCAATGGCTGTCAAGTTCGGCGGGAAGTTTGTTGATTCTTTCCTCAGAG TTTTTGGGTTTTTGCAGGCTCAATTTCAATCGCATGGAGAGCAAATAGTCCAACTG GTTCTAGAACTTCAGAAGGCAACAAGAACCATACAGACACTATGTTCTGAAGCAAAG GGCTTGAAGCAAACTACTATAACCAGCAAAATTCCATCTACAAAGAGATCTATGGAGCGCTTCCTCTTTCATGTCAAGGCTCTCCTTCATTCTACATCAAGCGGATGCACTTTTTGGATGG GAAATTTAAAGCATAAAAACTTGGTGGGAGATATAGTGAGCTCCCAAGCGTAcaaagaggaggaggaggaggatgtGGATCACAACGAAGCTGAAAATACAGAGGAGGATCAACCAGTGGATGTTGCTAATGAAGAATGA
- the LOC116000006 gene encoding cold shock domain-containing protein 3-like, translating into MMEFVEDDEFLSQVAAAEAAALSSSTAASKRRRISTTVTPTSISTSAANSSKITSTALQNSNNTTVNLREGAYIAALKGSKSLEFQQQAKIFSSSSVPRQNYNPNSTSYHSNSSFPTSDSGNTCFKCGKSGHWARDCDAGPINDEYGSASFPEKNCPCGLGICIILTANTEKNRGRKFYKCPTRQENGGCDFFEWCDKPSLTYNTAIQNNSATNFSIAELSCPCGAGPCRVLTAKTGNNIGQQFYRCPSQESCGFFKWCNEVTNAAGSTESRKAPQFYQSTNNMSNKSHNSATCFKCGKEGHWAKDCVQSPTDGGGKLNSMCNKSHNSATCFKCGKEGHWAKDCTHSFSLSSPADGGGKSTTVTTCFKCGMPGHWAKDCTSVVAKRQPRG; encoded by the exons ATGATGGAATTTGTTGAAGACGATGAATTTCTCTCACAAGTGGCCGCTGCCGAGGCCGCAGCGCTTTCTTCGTCCACCGCCGCCTCCAAGCGTCGCCGGATCTCCACCACCGTAACTCCTACCTCCATTTCCACCTCCGCCGCGAATTCATCGAAAATCACCTCTACCGCCCTACAAAACAGCAACAACACCACGGTCAATCTCAGAGAAGGGGCATACATCGCGGCTCTAAAAGGCAGTAAAAGCCTCGAATTCCAACAGCAAGCGAAAatcttttcatcttcttctgtACCACGCCAAAACTATAATCCGAATAGCACAAGCTATCACAGTAATTCTTCATTTCCGACCTCGGATTCCGGCAATACATGCTTCAAGTGTGGCAAATCTGGGCACTGGGCCCGCGATTGCGATGCCGGTCCGATTAATGATGAATACGGTTCCGCGAGTTTCCCTGAGAAGAATTGTCCGTGTGGATTAGGAATTTGCATCATCCTCACCGCCAACACTGAGAAAAATCGCGGTCGGAAGTTCTACAAATGTCCTACTAGACAG GAAAATGGAGGTTGTGACTTCTTTGAGTGGTGTGACAAGCCTTCATTAACTTATAACACAGCCATCCAAAACAACTCTGCTACAAATTTTTCGATTGCTGAACTTTCATGTCCATGTGGTGCCGGTCCTTGCCGTGTTCTCACCGCAAAAACAGGGAACAATATTGGCCAGCAATTCTACCGCTGTCCAAGTCAG GAAAGCTGTGGTTTCTTCAAATGGTGTAATGAAGTCACAAATGCAGCTGGATCAACAGAGTCACGGAAAGCTCCTCAGTTTTATCAGAGTACGAATAATATGTCCAACAAAAGTCATAATTCAGCTACTTGTTTCAAATGTGGGAAAGAAGGGCACTGGGCTAAAGATTGTGTGCAGTCTCCTACTGATGGAGGTGGGAAATTGAACAGCATGTGCAACAAAAGCCATAACTCTGCAACCTGTTTCAAATGTGGAAAGGAAGGGCACTGGGCAAAAGATTGTACACACTCATTTTCGCTTTCCTCTCCTGCTGATGGAGGGGGGAAATCTACCACTGTGACTACATGCTTCAAGTGTGGCATGCCTGGGCATTGGGCAAAAGACTGCACTTCTGTTGTTGCCAAAAGACAGCCTAGAGGCTAG